Genomic window (Candidatus Polarisedimenticolaceae bacterium):
GGGTCGTCCGATCGTCGTCGGCGCGTCGCGCAAGGCGTTCATCGGCGGCACGCTCGACCTCCCGGTCGGGGAGCGGCTCGAGGGGAGCTTGGCGGTCGCGGCGTTCGCGGCCTGGAGCGGTGCTCACGTCGTTCGCGCGCACGACGTCGCCGCGACGAAGCGGGTGACGCGCATGATCGACACGATCCGGACCACCTGAGGGCCGAAGACGATGTGGGAGCGACTCGCCGCGGCCGTGCACCTGCACGAGCTGAACGGGCTCGCGGCCCTCGACATCGTCATCCTCGCGGTCATCATCTATCAGATCCTGCTGCTCATCCGCGGCACGCGCGCGGTCCACATGATCGTCGGCGTCGTCGCGCTCGTTGTCCTCCACTTCCTCACGCGTCCCGGGCTCTTCTACCTTCCCGCGGTGCACTCGGTCCTGGGCGACCTCCTCCTCTACATCCCGTTCGCCGTCATCGTCCTCTTCCAGAACCAGCTCCGCCAAGTGCTGGCGCGCGTCGGCCGCAACCCGATCGCCGCGCTCGTCTCGAGGAAGCCCCACGAGAACGTCGTCGAGGAGGTCGCGCTCGCCGCGACGTCGCTCGCGAGCAAGAAGCTCGGCGCCCTCATCGTCTTCGAGCGCGAGCTCGGGCTGCGCGCGTTCTCCGAGACCGGCATCACGCTCGACGCCTACGTCTCCTACGACCTCCTCCTCTCGATCTTCCAGCGGGGCGCCCCGCTCCACGACGGCGCCGTCGTCATCGTCGGCAACCGCATCCGCGCTGCGTGCGCCTACCTGCCGCTGACGACGAACCCGAACCTCTCCCGCACCTACGGGACGCGGCACCGCGCGGCGATCGGCATCACCGAGGAATCGGACGCCGTCACGATCGTCGTCTCGGAGGAGCGCGGCACCGTCTCGTTCTGCGAGGGCGGCCGGATCGAGGAAGATCTCGACGCCCGCAGCCTGACCGAGCGGCTCCAGCAGGCGCTCGCCCCGCGCCGCGAGACCTGGTGGCCGTTCGCGCGGCGCGATGCCCAGGACTCGCGGGTCGAGGCCCCCCGTGCTTGAGTGGGCGCTCCGCCGATGGCACCTCAAGGTCCTGGCGATCGGGCTCGCCTTCGCCGTGTGGGTCGCGGTCATCGGCGAGGGCCGTAGCGTCTCCGACTACCACGTGCCGGTCGACATCTCGCTCGCCTCGGACGCGGCTCTCCTCGGCGCGCCGCCGACGAACGTCCTCGTCCGCCTGCGCGGTCCCGAATCGCTCCTGAGGCGGCTCGACCCGTTCGACCTCTCGGTCCGCGTCGACCTGCGCGACGCGCCGAGCGGCGACCAGTCGGTCACGCTCACCTCCCGCCACGTCGCCGGCGTGCCTCGCGACGTCGAGGTCGCCCTGGTCGAGCCGGATCGCCTCCGCCTCACGGTGGCGCACAAGAAGCGGCGCGAGGTCCCGGTCGTGCCCACCATCGTCGGGCGCCCTCCGCGCGGGTACGCCGTCTACGGTGCTTCCGCGCGCCCCTCGGCGCTCGAGGTCGAAGGGCCGGACACGAAGCTCACCGCGCAGACACGCCTCAAGACCGATCCGATCCGCGTCGACGATCAGCGCGAGGCGTTCGTGGCCCGCGTCGGCGCGACGCCGGACACCCCGAACATCCGCGTGTCGGACAGCCGTCCGCTCGACGTCACGGTCTACGTCGATCTCGCGCCGGTGACGGCGACGATCGAGCGCGTACCGGTCGTCGTGGTGAACGGCGGGCCCGGCGCGGCCTCGTCCCCTTCCTCGGTCGTCGTCACCGTCTCGGCCCCGTCGTCGCTCGTGCCGAAGCTCCGCGCGGGGCATCTCCGCGCCGTCGCCGACGGCGGCGACGGGCCGCTCCACGTCGAGTTCCCGGGGCTCGATCCCGACGAGCGCGCGAAGGTGACCGTCCTCGATCTCTCCCCGAAGAAAGTCACCGCGCGCAGGAGCACACGATGAAGCGTCTGTTCGGGACCGACGGGATCCGCGGGGTCGCCGGGTCTCCCCCGCTCGATCCGCCGACCGTCCGGAAGTTCGGCCTCGCCTTGGCCGCCGTGCTCACGCGCGAGCTGTCGCACGCGCCCCGCGTCGTCGTCGGACGCGACACGCGCGAGTCGGGCCCGTGGATCCGCGATGCCGTGGCCGACGGGCTCGCGAGCCGCGGCGCCAGCGCCGTCGATGCCGGCGTCATCACGACCCCCGGCCTCGCCTACGCGACCCACGCGGGCCTCTTCGACGCCGGCGTGATGATCTCGGCGAGCCACAACCCGTTCGAGGACAACGGCCTCAAGGTGTTCGGCAGCGCGGGCGTCAAGATCGCCGACGAGGTCGAGGCGCGGATCGAGTCGCTGATCCTCGATGCCGCGCTCCAGGCGCCGCCTGCGGGAACCGGTCGCGCCACCGAGGACGGGTCGCTCGTTCGCCGCTACATCGAGTCGCTCGAGCGGCTGCTCCCGCGCGGCCGCTTCGCCGGCCTGCGCCTCCTCCTCGACTGCGCGAACGGCGCCGCGGCGGGCATCGCGCCGCCGGTCTTCCGGCACCTCGGCGCCGCCGTCGACACGCTCGGCGACGCGCCGAACGGCCGCAACATCAACCTCGACTGCGGCTCCCTTCACCTGGACGGTCTCGCGTCGCGCATGAGCGGCGGCGGCTTCGACCTCGGCCTCGCCTTCGACGGCGACGCCGACCGCTGCCTCGCCGTCGACCGGACCGGGCGCTTCATCGACGGCGACCACATCCTCTTCCTCTGCGGGCGCGGCCTGAAGCGCCGCGGCTCGCTCGTCGGCGATTCGATCGTGGCGACCATCATGAGCAACTTCTGGCTCGAGAAGCGCCTCGCGCAGGAGGGTATCCGCCTCCACCGCGCGCCGGTCGGCGACAAGTACGTGCTCGAGCGCATGGTGACCGAAGACGCCGTCCTCGGCGGCGAGCAGTCGGGCCATGTCATCTTCCGCGATCGCGGCACGACCGGCGATGGGATCATGACCGGCCTCATGCTCCTGGACGCCGTCCTCGAGGACGGCGACGCGCTCGAGACGACGATGGACGGCATCGCCCCTTACCCACAGCTCCTCGTCAACGTGCGCGTGAAGGACAAGCCCGACCTGCGTGCGCATCCCGCGATCGGCCCCGTCGTCGCCGCCGTCGAGCGCGAGATCGGCGACCGCGGCCGTGTCGTCCTCCGCTACTCCGGCACCGAAGGCCTGGCCCGCGTCATGGTCGAGGCCGACGACCATACCCTCGTCAAGAACGGCGTCGACCGCATCAGCGCGGTAATCCGAGAGTACTTAGGCTAGGCGTGCATGGAAAACCACGCGCCAGCGCTGGTTCCGCAGCGGACTGCCGCCGCAGAACAAACCTTCAGTCCCGAACAAACACTACATGTCATACCAGGAGGCTGTGGCGGACCCCGTGAGGATGCCGCCCTGGTCGCAGACGTTCTGAGGATCGGAGACGATACAGTAGCACCAGATGTTGGGGCCATTGTTCTCGCAGTGCGTGATCATTCCTTGATGCGGCCCGACAGGCCCGAGGTGCTTTGCTGCGGGGACTGCGATTTCAACGTGATCGGAGAACGTCTGAATCGAGGGGGGCGTCGATCCAATGGGATAGGTCAAGGCGAACCCCTTCGTAGCGCAGATGACGCCAAGAATGCGCTGCGAGGTGTCAAGACCATACAGTGCACGTTCCGGAATCCCAGATGCGAACGCCGGAGTACGTGTCCGTCGCGTGGACGATTCCGACTGAGCAGATCAGTCCAATTGAAATGCCGACCAGCGCTCGCTTGAATTTGTCTCGGTGCATGCCAACCTCCTGGGATTTGAACGTCGATGCAATTCCCTGTGACGACCTGGAAATCGTTGTCTCACCGGCTCTGAGAGGCCTCTTGTTGGTTTTTCTGTCGTTG
Coding sequences:
- the cdaA gene encoding diadenylate cyclase CdaA, with protein sequence MWERLAAAVHLHELNGLAALDIVILAVIIYQILLLIRGTRAVHMIVGVVALVVLHFLTRPGLFYLPAVHSVLGDLLLYIPFAVIVLFQNQLRQVLARVGRNPIAALVSRKPHENVVEEVALAATSLASKKLGALIVFERELGLRAFSETGITLDAYVSYDLLLSIFQRGAPLHDGAVVIVGNRIRAACAYLPLTTNPNLSRTYGTRHRAAIGITEESDAVTIVVSEERGTVSFCEGGRIEEDLDARSLTERLQQALAPRRETWWPFARRDAQDSRVEAPRA
- a CDS encoding CdaR family protein, whose amino-acid sequence is MLEWALRRWHLKVLAIGLAFAVWVAVIGEGRSVSDYHVPVDISLASDAALLGAPPTNVLVRLRGPESLLRRLDPFDLSVRVDLRDAPSGDQSVTLTSRHVAGVPRDVEVALVEPDRLRLTVAHKKRREVPVVPTIVGRPPRGYAVYGASARPSALEVEGPDTKLTAQTRLKTDPIRVDDQREAFVARVGATPDTPNIRVSDSRPLDVTVYVDLAPVTATIERVPVVVVNGGPGAASSPSSVVVTVSAPSSLVPKLRAGHLRAVADGGDGPLHVEFPGLDPDERAKVTVLDLSPKKVTARRSTR
- the glmM gene encoding phosphoglucosamine mutase, with the protein product MKRLFGTDGIRGVAGSPPLDPPTVRKFGLALAAVLTRELSHAPRVVVGRDTRESGPWIRDAVADGLASRGASAVDAGVITTPGLAYATHAGLFDAGVMISASHNPFEDNGLKVFGSAGVKIADEVEARIESLILDAALQAPPAGTGRATEDGSLVRRYIESLERLLPRGRFAGLRLLLDCANGAAAGIAPPVFRHLGAAVDTLGDAPNGRNINLDCGSLHLDGLASRMSGGGFDLGLAFDGDADRCLAVDRTGRFIDGDHILFLCGRGLKRRGSLVGDSIVATIMSNFWLEKRLAQEGIRLHRAPVGDKYVLERMVTEDAVLGGEQSGHVIFRDRGTTGDGIMTGLMLLDAVLEDGDALETTMDGIAPYPQLLVNVRVKDKPDLRAHPAIGPVVAAVEREIGDRGRVVLRYSGTEGLARVMVEADDHTLVKNGVDRISAVIREYLG